In Prosthecochloris sp. GSB1, the following proteins share a genomic window:
- a CDS encoding MFS transporter codes for MKKSPLAILFLTVLLDLIGFGIVLPLLPTYAKDLGANPFMIGLIAAVYSTMQFLFSPVWGKLSDYIGRRPVMLVSIFLAAVSYFFFSMATTIPLLILSRAMSGVGSANIAAAQAYITDVTDSSGRSKAMGMLGAAFGIGFIIGPLIGGFLKTNFGIEMVGYVASALIGIDFILAVFFLPESNREAKKISEFLQARPKASGKPLLESLKEKSDAYVDGVRQAFGSRPIALLMSTNFIFTFGIVNMQIASILLWKEYFHSTDQQIGYLFAYVGFLSVIVQGGLMGKMNKRFGEHRLFLWGHLLTFVGVFFIPFIPGDSLFSLGLGILFFFAAGTSLVNPINISMISLYSYKQKQGQILGYGQSINSFARILGPFSGSILYSMAPQLPFVFAGVLMLAGTMISLSLFKYEIEALETPVETIN; via the coding sequence ATGAAGAAATCACCTCTGGCGATATTGTTTCTGACGGTACTGCTCGACCTCATCGGGTTCGGTATCGTGCTGCCACTTCTTCCGACCTATGCAAAGGACCTTGGAGCCAATCCTTTCATGATCGGACTGATAGCCGCGGTGTATTCGACCATGCAGTTCCTGTTTTCACCCGTCTGGGGAAAACTCAGCGATTACATCGGCCGGCGACCGGTGATGCTCGTGAGCATCTTTCTTGCCGCGGTCTCCTACTTCTTCTTTTCGATGGCCACGACCATCCCGCTCCTTATCCTTTCGAGGGCCATGTCGGGCGTCGGTTCGGCAAATATCGCCGCCGCGCAGGCATACATCACCGACGTGACCGACAGCTCCGGCCGCTCGAAAGCCATGGGCATGCTCGGAGCCGCTTTCGGCATAGGCTTTATCATCGGGCCGCTGATTGGAGGATTCCTCAAAACGAACTTCGGCATCGAAATGGTCGGCTACGTCGCATCGGCCCTTATCGGTATCGATTTCATCCTCGCCGTGTTCTTCCTCCCCGAATCGAACCGGGAAGCGAAAAAAATCTCGGAATTCCTGCAGGCACGGCCGAAAGCCTCCGGAAAACCGCTGCTTGAATCCCTGAAGGAAAAATCTGACGCGTATGTCGACGGCGTGCGACAGGCATTCGGCTCGAGACCGATAGCGCTGTTGATGAGCACGAACTTCATTTTCACCTTCGGCATCGTCAACATGCAGATCGCCTCGATCCTGCTCTGGAAAGAGTATTTTCATTCCACCGATCAGCAGATCGGCTATCTGTTCGCCTACGTCGGCTTCCTGTCCGTCATCGTGCAGGGAGGCCTGATGGGCAAGATGAACAAACGGTTCGGCGAGCACCGCCTGTTTCTCTGGGGGCATCTGCTGACATTCGTCGGGGTCTTTTTCATCCCGTTCATTCCCGGCGATTCGCTTTTCAGTCTCGGACTGGGCATTCTTTTCTTTTTCGCCGCCGGAACCAGCCTGGTGAACCCCATAAACATCTCGATGATCTCCCTGTACAGCTACAAGCAGAAACAGGGCCAAATCCTGGGCTACGGACAGTCGATCAACTCGTTTGCCAGAATTCTCGGTCCTTTCAGCGGAAGCATCCTCTACAGCATGGCGCCGCAGCTCCCCTTTGTCTTCGCGGGAGTGCTCATGCTTGCCGGAACAATGATTTCGCTGAGCTTGTTCAAGTACGAGATAGAAGCACTTGAAACACCTGTGGAAACCATCAACTGA
- a CDS encoding cobalamin-binding protein, producing MKAASTRSETVPVLFLLLLSLALLAGCGGKNTRDRKPANAKPTVVSLAPSITEMLYAIGAGDQVIGRTSACDWPVEAAAVTVVGAFGKPSLEMLTSLAPDLVMDVDLAEEQAGGKITELGMQRERLTVRTPDDIPAALRRLGMLTGHSRKADSLAAVIEKELARFRREAETNAEPVKVYLEIWDDPLWTGGKTSYISALIRYAGGTNIGDSVEKEYFEISPEWVITSNPGIIACMYMSKTGKAVKKVAARPGWEHTAAVREGRIYDDFDNSIFLRPGPRVLEGIRQLREIISDARS from the coding sequence ATGAAAGCCGCCTCGACCCGATCTGAGACAGTTCCCGTCCTGTTTCTTCTGCTGCTCTCCCTTGCCCTGCTTGCCGGATGCGGCGGCAAAAACACGCGGGACCGGAAGCCGGCGAACGCAAAACCGACGGTCGTGAGCCTTGCACCGAGCATCACCGAAATGCTCTATGCGATCGGAGCGGGCGATCAGGTCATCGGAAGGACCAGCGCCTGCGACTGGCCGGTGGAAGCCGCGGCCGTCACCGTGGTCGGGGCTTTCGGCAAGCCCTCGCTCGAAATGCTTACCTCACTTGCGCCGGATCTCGTAATGGACGTCGATCTCGCCGAGGAACAGGCCGGCGGAAAAATCACCGAGCTCGGCATGCAGAGGGAACGCCTGACGGTCCGCACCCCCGACGACATCCCCGCCGCACTCCGCCGCCTCGGGATGCTGACGGGCCATTCCCGGAAAGCCGACAGCCTCGCCGCGGTTATCGAAAAGGAGCTCGCACGGTTCAGGCGTGAAGCGGAAACGAACGCCGAACCGGTGAAAGTCTACCTTGAAATATGGGACGACCCCCTCTGGACGGGCGGAAAAACCAGCTACATTTCGGCGCTTATCCGTTACGCCGGTGGAACGAACATCGGCGACAGCGTCGAAAAGGAATACTTCGAAATCTCTCCTGAATGGGTCATCACCAGTAACCCGGGGATCATCGCCTGCATGTACATGTCGAAAACCGGAAAAGCCGTCAAAAAGGTCGCCGCGAGACCGGGATGGGAGCACACCGCCGCCGTGCGCGAGGGACGGATATACGACGACTTCGACAACAGCATTTTCCTGAGGCCGGGACCGAGAGTCCTCGAAGGCATCCGTCAGCTCCGCGAAATCATCAGCGACGCCCGTTCCTGA
- a CDS encoding NUDIX hydrolase: MAKATVTAVINPFDNDRRTVLLTKRSIEPFKDNWCFPGGHIDRGETAEQAVVREVREETGLGLESPEFIGYCDEIFPEYGFFAEVLIFHGTGTGQMHAEPEEVSEIGWFTIEEARRLPLAFNHLDVLERYESRLDPI, encoded by the coding sequence ATGGCAAAGGCAACCGTAACCGCGGTGATAAACCCTTTCGATAATGACCGCCGCACCGTTCTGCTCACAAAACGCAGCATTGAGCCGTTCAAGGACAACTGGTGTTTTCCCGGAGGCCATATCGACCGGGGAGAGACCGCTGAGCAGGCTGTCGTACGCGAGGTCAGGGAGGAAACGGGCCTTGGACTCGAATCTCCCGAATTTATCGGATACTGCGATGAGATATTTCCCGAATACGGTTTCTTCGCCGAAGTGCTCATCTTCCACGGCACCGGAACCGGACAGATGCACGCTGAACCCGAAGAAGTCTCGGAAATCGGCTGGTTCACGATCGAGGAAGCCCGAAGGCTCCCGCTCGCATTTAATCATCTTGATGTCCTCGAACGCTATGAAAGCCGCCTCGACCCGATCTGA
- a CDS encoding SRPBCC family protein, with amino-acid sequence MERTTLTYRQCMPVTINEAWDFFSSPFNLSRITPPEMMFRITGGTEGERIYEGMLVTYTLYPFMLLPVRWETEITKVERPFFFEDAQKSGPYESWRHRHEFREIPGGVEMTDRVSYVMPFGSFGDFVNTLIVSRRLDEVFAYRRERVEEIFGKMSAREIPEVAC; translated from the coding sequence ATGGAGCGGACGACCCTTACCTACAGGCAGTGCATGCCGGTTACGATAAACGAAGCGTGGGATTTTTTTTCATCACCGTTCAATCTTTCCAGGATAACGCCTCCGGAGATGATGTTCAGGATTACCGGAGGCACTGAAGGAGAGCGGATCTACGAGGGAATGCTCGTGACCTATACGCTCTATCCGTTCATGCTCTTGCCGGTGCGGTGGGAGACCGAGATAACGAAAGTGGAAAGACCGTTTTTCTTCGAGGACGCCCAGAAGTCCGGCCCTTACGAAAGCTGGCGCCACCGGCATGAGTTCCGCGAGATTCCCGGAGGAGTCGAGATGACCGACAGGGTGAGCTACGTCATGCCGTTCGGGTCGTTCGGCGATTTCGTCAACACGCTGATCGTGAGCCGTCGGCTCGACGAGGTGTTTGCATACCGGCGTGAAAGGGTCGAGGAGATCTTCGGGAAAATGTCCGCGCGGGAAATTCCTGAAGTTGCCTGTTAG
- a CDS encoding TonB-dependent receptor plug domain-containing protein, producing MTRKITAFLTACVLCHHALHAGEPDQAGAIARYEGDELVVTATRFPVKEKESSRFISVADGEELAETGARNVMEALGRIGGLGYKSLAPLGVNKQGMNSAVYVRGIEDGELILINGMPVQQASGKGYDLSAIPIEQVERIEILKGAASTLYGADAMAGVINIVTKRPADEVAATASVEFGNEEWMNHGVTLSLPGVSAGFRYQHMGELDDVGRQFTKEYTNALGETDKYMLNVNASPFPNTCIDYQHNWYETSFIDRYDDGATESTDQESDFHFLDLRYEDDSFKAKLFGMYDDRYQTDYVDGEIDGETVQRLNYNYGAETDYRFRFGERLEVVVGADYVHRFADYEDNYEDHSRNDYGVFTEVKAAVSNGLQLTLGVREQFIDNEDGSTDYDVFLPSAGVTWKVDDSLNLFANAGKAFQAPTFTQMYYEGRIVIGNPDLEPESGWTYEAGLKWDDEVFSARMAGFYMTYDNKIEVDRSQGRPYHYFNAGSYSTRGVEWKFGLRPFVSSGDFLSDVSLSAAGYWAYPVAEDTQGEEYQPGPKFQNTFGLSYATDHAGLDLQCRMLAGREDGLDNYAAFDVAGKVKAGPGYVRLEIDNVLDTEIQTSGNLVEDASSRYVYYDPGRLARVGYQVSF from the coding sequence ATGACCAGAAAAATTACCGCCTTTCTCACTGCATGCGTGTTGTGTCATCATGCGCTGCATGCCGGTGAGCCCGATCAGGCAGGAGCGATCGCCAGGTACGAGGGCGACGAGCTTGTCGTGACCGCAACGCGTTTTCCCGTAAAGGAAAAGGAAAGTTCACGATTCATTTCAGTCGCTGACGGTGAGGAACTCGCCGAGACCGGAGCCAGGAACGTCATGGAGGCTCTCGGCCGCATCGGAGGACTCGGTTACAAATCCCTCGCGCCGCTTGGCGTCAACAAACAGGGGATGAACAGCGCCGTCTATGTGAGGGGTATCGAGGACGGCGAGCTGATTCTCATCAACGGGATGCCGGTTCAGCAGGCTTCCGGCAAGGGATATGATCTGAGCGCGATTCCGATCGAGCAGGTCGAGAGGATCGAGATACTCAAGGGTGCGGCATCGACGCTCTACGGCGCAGACGCCATGGCCGGCGTCATCAATATTGTGACAAAGAGGCCCGCGGACGAGGTCGCCGCGACCGCTTCCGTGGAGTTCGGCAACGAAGAGTGGATGAACCATGGCGTGACGCTATCCCTTCCGGGAGTGAGCGCGGGTTTCCGCTACCAGCACATGGGAGAACTGGACGACGTGGGACGGCAGTTCACGAAGGAGTACACCAACGCGCTCGGGGAGACCGACAAGTACATGCTCAACGTCAATGCTTCGCCGTTTCCGAACACCTGTATCGACTACCAGCACAACTGGTACGAGACCTCCTTTATCGATCGTTATGACGACGGAGCCACGGAATCGACCGATCAGGAAAGCGATTTCCACTTTCTCGACCTTCGTTACGAAGACGACAGTTTCAAGGCGAAGCTTTTCGGGATGTACGACGACCGTTACCAGACCGACTATGTGGACGGTGAGATCGACGGCGAGACCGTGCAGCGGCTGAATTACAACTACGGGGCCGAAACCGATTACCGGTTCAGGTTCGGCGAGCGTCTGGAGGTTGTCGTCGGGGCGGATTACGTTCATCGTTTCGCGGATTACGAAGACAATTACGAGGATCACTCACGGAACGATTATGGTGTTTTCACCGAGGTCAAGGCAGCGGTTTCCAACGGCCTCCAGCTTACGCTCGGCGTCCGCGAGCAGTTCATAGACAATGAAGACGGCTCGACGGATTACGATGTTTTTCTGCCGAGCGCCGGTGTGACATGGAAAGTCGACGATTCACTGAATCTCTTCGCCAATGCAGGCAAGGCTTTCCAGGCACCGACCTTCACGCAGATGTATTACGAGGGACGGATCGTGATCGGCAACCCCGATCTCGAGCCCGAATCGGGATGGACCTACGAAGCGGGACTGAAGTGGGACGACGAGGTCTTTTCGGCGAGAATGGCCGGATTCTACATGACCTACGACAACAAGATAGAGGTCGACAGATCCCAGGGGAGGCCTTACCATTACTTCAATGCCGGCTCCTACAGCACGAGGGGCGTCGAATGGAAATTCGGTCTCCGCCCCTTTGTCTCTTCGGGAGATTTTCTTTCGGACGTATCGTTGTCCGCAGCGGGGTATTGGGCCTATCCGGTCGCCGAGGATACGCAAGGCGAGGAGTATCAGCCCGGGCCCAAGTTCCAGAATACGTTCGGTCTTTCCTATGCGACCGATCATGCGGGTCTTGACCTGCAATGCAGGATGCTTGCGGGGCGTGAAGACGGTCTCGACAACTATGCGGCGTTCGACGTGGCGGGAAAAGTGAAAGCAGGTCCGGGTTACGTCAGGCTCGAAATCGACAACGTTTTAGACACCGAGATCCAGACTTCGGGAAATCTCGTCGAGGATGCAAGCAGCCGTTACGTCTACTACGATCCCGGTCGTCTTGCCCGTGTGGGGTATCAGGTCTCGTTCTGA
- a CDS encoding 4Fe-4S dicluster domain-containing protein, translating into MSEPQKKRRRRRLTVPREEIAWFPSIDPELCNSCLSCYDFCPKDVFASAKAEEGLRRRPKMTVANPYSCIVLCSACVKICAAGAICFPDKKEFERYVEYLD; encoded by the coding sequence ATGAGTGAACCTCAGAAAAAAAGACGACGTCGGCGGCTGACGGTGCCGAGAGAGGAGATCGCATGGTTTCCCTCGATCGATCCGGAGCTGTGCAACAGCTGCCTGTCCTGTTACGACTTCTGCCCGAAGGATGTCTTCGCTTCCGCTAAAGCGGAAGAAGGGCTGCGCCGCCGTCCGAAAATGACGGTCGCCAATCCGTACAGTTGTATCGTGCTCTGTTCGGCATGCGTGAAAATCTGTGCGGCGGGAGCTATTTGCTTTCCCGACAAAAAGGAGTTCGAGCGGTATGTCGAGTATCTCGATTGA
- a CDS encoding ABC transporter substrate-binding protein yields the protein MSSISIDGMRGLRDVSKGQGRSRVLLVPMLFFVGILFCSCTAQKEKAGAAPEAGVGTGAVFEDVFDISYAKGFMIREHSGVRTIKVRAGLQGRQDTLRYLLLPRGAAEPEGFDGYMVIRTPVRSVAVFSTTHIGYIDLLGCSDRIAGVARPEIVNTRSVRRKIEAGLICEIGMPFSPNLEVILDLDPDLVIATVLPPSRKAEYNALVDAGIPVLVVSEWLESSPIGRAEWLKMYGAFLGKNDEALEKFRGIERSYLDLAALTDNVSSRPSVITGLPFKDAWFVPGGDSYVARLLRDAGAEYHWSDQAKTGSMKMDIESVYPVALQAEIWLSPGTVLTRDELLAKDERFSDFPSVRAGRVYNNNRQINPAGGNAYWEHGVVQPDRILKDLIMILHPDIAIREGFGSDSLTFFRRID from the coding sequence ATGTCGAGTATCTCGATTGACGGTATGCGCGGCTTGCGAGACGTATCGAAGGGTCAGGGGCGATCGCGAGTGCTTCTCGTTCCGATGCTGTTTTTTGTCGGCATTCTTTTTTGCTCCTGTACTGCGCAAAAGGAAAAGGCTGGAGCAGCGCCCGAGGCGGGTGTCGGGACTGGAGCCGTGTTCGAGGATGTCTTCGATATCAGTTACGCCAAAGGGTTCATGATTCGGGAACATTCCGGTGTCAGGACGATCAAGGTCAGGGCCGGTCTTCAGGGGCGTCAGGATACGCTTCGATATCTGCTTTTGCCGCGCGGCGCAGCGGAGCCCGAGGGCTTTGACGGATATATGGTCATAAGAACTCCGGTCAGGAGCGTGGCCGTGTTTTCGACAACGCATATCGGCTACATCGATCTGCTCGGATGCAGCGATCGGATTGCCGGTGTAGCCCGTCCGGAAATCGTCAACACCCGCTCCGTTCGCAGAAAAATAGAAGCCGGGCTGATCTGTGAGATAGGGATGCCGTTCAGTCCGAACCTCGAGGTGATTCTGGACCTCGATCCCGATCTGGTCATCGCGACCGTGCTTCCTCCGTCCAGAAAAGCTGAATATAACGCTCTTGTCGATGCGGGAATTCCTGTTCTGGTTGTATCCGAATGGCTTGAATCGTCCCCGATAGGACGTGCGGAATGGCTGAAGATGTATGGCGCCTTTCTTGGAAAGAACGATGAGGCGCTGGAGAAATTCAGGGGAATCGAACGTTCATATCTCGATCTCGCGGCCCTGACGGACAACGTGTCTTCCAGGCCTTCGGTCATTACAGGGCTGCCTTTCAAGGATGCGTGGTTCGTTCCGGGAGGGGACAGCTATGTCGCCCGGCTGCTCAGGGACGCGGGGGCTGAATACCACTGGAGCGACCAGGCAAAAACCGGCAGCATGAAAATGGACATCGAGTCGGTATATCCCGTTGCCCTGCAGGCGGAGATCTGGCTCAGTCCCGGAACGGTTCTGACTCGCGACGAATTGCTCGCAAAGGATGAGCGTTTCAGCGATTTCCCGTCGGTCAGGGCGGGGCGGGTGTATAACAACAACCGTCAGATCAATCCGGCGGGAGGCAACGCTTACTGGGAGCACGGTGTGGTACAGCCCGACAGGATTCTCAAGGACCTTATCATGATTCTGCATCCCGACATCGCGATCCGGGAGGGTTTCGGGAGTGATTCGTTAACCTTTTTCCGCCGTATTGACTGA
- a CDS encoding FecCD family ABC transporter permease gives MSVEEAAFGVHSHPWPRLAPRLPVLVILFGFVAFFFMLDLVLGSVRIPFQSVLSILAGQGSDNVAWEKIVSYIRLPKAVTAVLAGAALAVSGLQMQTLFRNPLAGPSVLGISAGASLGVAMVMLVSGSAANAFAIRQLGLGGSWLIVIASSLGAALVLLVVLAIAVRIRDNVVLLIVGIMVGNITVSLISIWQYFSEPEQIQDYLIWTFGSLGGVLGGQLWVLGTVVGAGILISFAASKSLNVMLLGENYARSLGMSTFSVRVTVIAATSLLAGSVTGFCGPIGFIGIAVPHLTRSILNTSDHRFLMPSSCLVGAILMLVCDIIAQMPGSQTTLPINAVTALIGSPVVIWVIMKNRNLKSSFS, from the coding sequence ATGAGTGTCGAAGAAGCCGCATTTGGCGTTCATTCCCATCCCTGGCCCCGGCTGGCGCCCCGGCTGCCGGTGCTGGTAATTCTTTTCGGGTTCGTCGCATTCTTTTTTATGCTCGATCTCGTGCTGGGTTCTGTCCGGATTCCTTTTCAGAGCGTGCTGTCCATTCTGGCCGGGCAGGGTTCGGACAACGTTGCCTGGGAAAAAATCGTTTCCTACATCCGTCTGCCGAAAGCCGTTACCGCAGTGCTCGCAGGTGCAGCGCTTGCGGTAAGCGGGCTGCAGATGCAGACTCTTTTCCGCAACCCCCTTGCGGGCCCCTCGGTACTTGGAATATCGGCTGGGGCAAGCCTCGGGGTCGCCATGGTGATGCTCGTGTCAGGATCGGCAGCCAACGCATTCGCCATAAGGCAACTGGGGTTGGGAGGCAGCTGGCTGATCGTGATTGCATCGTCTCTGGGTGCAGCCTTGGTGCTTCTGGTCGTTCTGGCAATCGCCGTCAGGATCAGGGACAACGTGGTGCTGCTGATAGTCGGCATCATGGTCGGCAATATTACGGTCTCCCTGATCAGCATCTGGCAGTATTTCAGCGAGCCCGAACAGATACAGGATTATCTGATCTGGACGTTCGGCAGTCTGGGCGGCGTTCTGGGAGGGCAACTCTGGGTGCTCGGAACCGTCGTCGGAGCGGGTATTCTCATTTCATTCGCCGCATCGAAGTCGCTGAACGTGATGCTGCTCGGCGAGAATTACGCAAGGAGTCTCGGCATGAGCACGTTTTCTGTCAGGGTCACGGTGATTGCCGCCACCAGCCTGCTGGCGGGAAGTGTGACCGGCTTCTGCGGCCCCATCGGGTTCATCGGGATCGCCGTGCCCCACCTGACCCGTTCCATTCTCAATACCTCAGATCACCGTTTTCTCATGCCAAGCTCCTGTCTCGTCGGTGCGATTCTGATGCTTGTCTGTGATATCATCGCGCAGATGCCGGGCAGTCAGACAACATTGCCGATCAACGCGGTTACGGCGCTGATCGGCTCACCGGTGGTGATCTGGGTGATCATGAAAAACAGAAACCTCAAGTCGTCGTTTTCATGA
- a CDS encoding ABC transporter ATP-binding protein, whose translation MNSAILQTKDLAIGYRMRHRGPRKGKKGLRHFSRVVAGNLSLGLNEGELVCLLGPNGSGKSTLMRTLAGVQKPIDGEVMLNGARLERMSPKEVAKKMSLVLTDRVVTGNLSVYALVALGRYPYTGWTGTLSRDDEEIVRQAIETTGIRRFVARHISDLSDGERQKVMIARALAQDTPVIMLDEPTAHLDLPNRIEVMQLLKRLAREQRKAVVMSTHELDLALQAADGIWLMNFSTSEASNASADIVTGMPEALVLDGRLEKAFHRNGFEFDRHSGSFRIHHEPTATISLFGDGTEAYWTKRALERLGYRVVSDGTVPRRVELSGTNGSKCWKYSDGETSETEEYTDICAVVERLRRWRSK comes from the coding sequence ATGAACAGCGCTATTCTGCAGACAAAAGATCTTGCCATCGGTTACCGAATGCGGCATCGAGGCCCGCGCAAGGGAAAAAAAGGGCTGAGGCATTTTTCCAGGGTTGTCGCCGGAAATCTTTCGCTCGGGTTGAATGAAGGCGAGCTTGTCTGTCTTCTCGGTCCGAACGGATCGGGCAAATCGACGCTCATGCGGACTCTTGCCGGGGTGCAGAAACCGATTGACGGAGAGGTGATGCTGAATGGAGCGCGGCTCGAACGAATGTCTCCCAAGGAAGTCGCGAAAAAAATGAGTCTGGTATTGACCGATCGGGTGGTGACCGGAAATCTGTCGGTCTACGCGCTCGTCGCTCTCGGGCGTTATCCGTATACCGGTTGGACGGGAACCCTTTCCCGCGATGACGAGGAAATCGTCAGGCAGGCCATTGAAACAACGGGTATCAGGCGGTTTGTCGCACGCCATATCAGCGATCTCAGTGACGGAGAACGACAGAAAGTGATGATTGCCAGGGCGCTGGCCCAGGATACGCCGGTCATCATGCTTGACGAACCTACGGCACATCTCGACCTGCCCAATCGAATCGAAGTGATGCAGCTTCTCAAACGCCTTGCGAGGGAGCAGCGGAAAGCGGTCGTGATGTCGACGCATGAACTCGATCTTGCCCTGCAGGCCGCCGACGGCATCTGGCTCATGAATTTTTCGACCTCGGAGGCTTCGAACGCTTCGGCCGATATTGTGACAGGAATGCCGGAGGCGCTGGTGCTCGACGGCCGTCTTGAAAAAGCGTTCCATCGCAACGGTTTCGAGTTCGACCGTCATTCCGGGTCTTTCAGAATTCATCATGAGCCAACCGCAACCATAAGCCTTTTCGGAGACGGAACCGAAGCCTACTGGACAAAGCGCGCGCTCGAACGACTCGGCTACCGGGTCGTATCGGACGGAACCGTTCCGCGGCGAGTTGAATTGTCGGGGACGAACGGCTCGAAATGCTGGAAATATTCCGATGGAGAGACCAGTGAAACAGAAGAGTACACCGATATCTGTGCGGTTGTCGAGAGGCTCAGGCGATGGAGGTCAAAATGA
- a CDS encoding ABC transporter substrate-binding protein → MKTSDHGGGSVFSAASLLYPLLFVFFGCSAPGDSSLPSTERKEAESEVLYAEKFSFGWDSGCRVVKVFSPEHLLEHTYVLMTDGGVPPEHLRQATVVRVPLESVTCETGFQVSLLEMLGSFEAIKGVSGKRRVGQQKVHELLERDEIAATGFMRSINMETFLKVDPDLAFLNVTGVSSDVFEKVEAYGLRPGYFCATVEEHPLGAFEWIKFMGAFFQKDTLAAELFREREKAYLEVLRKAAEAKSRPTVIAGYSRKGAWSTMGSSRWFVTMLDHAGASYLFEDHGLERGHLLGHEAAMEAGLRADFWVNTHFTVNDLDGLLGMDERYGLFKSVGKEQVYNNNNFRFQNGRNRFWDQGMTEPDVILADLVGIFHPEILPGREPVYYRRLVRRDSVTK, encoded by the coding sequence ATGAAAACGTCCGATCACGGCGGGGGTTCTGTTTTTTCAGCCGCGAGCCTGCTTTATCCGTTGCTGTTTGTTTTTTTTGGCTGTTCTGCGCCTGGCGATTCCTCTTTGCCGTCAACAGAGCGAAAAGAGGCTGAATCCGAAGTGCTCTATGCCGAGAAGTTCAGTTTTGGCTGGGATTCCGGCTGCAGGGTTGTCAAGGTATTTTCTCCGGAGCATCTGCTGGAACACACCTACGTTCTGATGACGGATGGAGGGGTTCCGCCCGAACACCTCCGGCAGGCGACGGTTGTGCGTGTGCCGCTTGAATCGGTAACCTGTGAAACCGGTTTTCAGGTATCGCTTCTTGAAATGCTCGGAAGTTTCGAGGCCATAAAAGGGGTTTCCGGAAAGCGCCGGGTCGGTCAGCAGAAAGTTCACGAACTGCTCGAGCGTGATGAGATCGCGGCCACCGGATTTATGAGGAGCATCAATATGGAGACCTTTCTGAAGGTCGATCCCGATCTGGCTTTTCTCAACGTGACCGGCGTTTCATCGGATGTTTTCGAAAAGGTGGAGGCCTACGGGCTGCGTCCCGGATATTTCTGCGCGACGGTTGAAGAGCATCCTCTCGGCGCCTTCGAGTGGATCAAGTTCATGGGGGCCTTTTTTCAAAAGGACACTCTCGCCGCCGAACTGTTTCGTGAACGCGAAAAGGCATACCTCGAAGTTTTGCGAAAAGCAGCCGAGGCCAAATCCAGACCGACGGTAATTGCAGGGTACAGCCGAAAAGGGGCGTGGTCAACCATGGGCTCTTCCCGCTGGTTCGTTACCATGCTCGATCATGCAGGCGCCTCCTATCTTTTTGAAGATCACGGGCTGGAAAGGGGGCATCTTCTCGGACATGAGGCGGCCATGGAGGCCGGCTTGCGTGCGGATTTCTGGGTCAACACCCATTTTACGGTGAACGATCTTGACGGGCTTCTCGGAATGGACGAGCGCTACGGTCTGTTTAAAAGCGTCGGAAAGGAACAGGTTTACAATAACAACAACTTCCGGTTTCAAAACGGAAGAAACCGTTTCTGGGACCAGGGGATGACCGAGCCCGATGTCATCCTGGCCGATCTCGTCGGCATTTTTCATCCTGAAATCCTGCCCGGACGGGAGCCGGTCTATTACAGGCGCCTGGTGAGGCGCGATTCGGTGACGAAATAA